In one Pseudarthrobacter sp. NBSH8 genomic region, the following are encoded:
- a CDS encoding sugar transferase, producing MRNALDWRIKYSRRLAVIDAAVVIWAVAGAYIVRFGFEETTGDQDATYVWLSIVLALVWWFMLGAWSSRASRILGTGSDEYKRVAAASLWLFGLVAIVSYVFRFDTARGYVGVALPAGVFGLLLARWHLRQHLSVERGRGNSMSRLLLMGGPSAVAHLASSLDKATQSGYLPVAAYIPGQQDHPEVEAKSGLEVLGYKPDTESIMAAIRRCGADAVAVSAGVQLHPQTLRHLGWELAARNIGLIMAPALTDIAGPRIHTQQVAGLPLIHVTTPTLEGGQRVAKRLFDIVVAGFLIVVFAPLMAIIALMVRIDTRGPTLFRQERVGIEGTHFRMLKFRSMVVDAELQLAELAHRNEGNGILFKIKDDPRITRVGGFLRKYSLDELPQLFNIFAGSMSLVGPRPPLPSEVEVYEQDVRRRLLVKPGLTGLWQVSGRSNLSWQDSVRLDLYYVENWSLAGDLVILLRTVRAVFHSTGAY from the coding sequence ATGCGAAATGCGCTCGATTGGCGTATCAAATATTCACGGAGGCTTGCGGTAATCGATGCCGCTGTTGTGATCTGGGCAGTTGCCGGAGCGTACATCGTCCGTTTCGGGTTCGAGGAAACGACCGGCGACCAGGACGCAACTTACGTTTGGCTTTCTATCGTATTAGCCCTTGTTTGGTGGTTCATGCTCGGTGCATGGAGCAGCCGTGCAAGTCGCATATTAGGTACCGGATCAGACGAGTACAAGAGAGTCGCCGCTGCATCGCTCTGGTTGTTTGGACTCGTTGCCATCGTGTCCTACGTGTTTCGATTCGACACAGCACGCGGTTACGTGGGTGTCGCGCTGCCGGCCGGCGTTTTCGGACTGTTGCTCGCTCGCTGGCATCTTCGCCAACACCTAAGCGTGGAGCGCGGACGCGGAAACAGTATGTCGAGACTGTTACTCATGGGCGGCCCGAGTGCTGTTGCCCATCTAGCTTCGTCTCTCGACAAAGCAACGCAGTCTGGGTATCTTCCGGTCGCTGCCTATATCCCGGGTCAGCAGGATCATCCGGAAGTGGAAGCCAAATCTGGTCTGGAAGTCTTAGGCTACAAACCGGATACTGAATCCATCATGGCTGCAATCCGTCGTTGCGGGGCGGATGCCGTCGCGGTCTCCGCTGGCGTGCAGTTACACCCCCAGACTCTCAGGCACCTGGGATGGGAGTTGGCAGCGCGGAACATCGGACTGATCATGGCACCGGCCCTGACCGACATAGCGGGTCCACGCATCCACACTCAGCAGGTCGCGGGATTACCTCTAATTCACGTCACAACACCAACGCTCGAGGGCGGTCAACGAGTTGCCAAGCGACTGTTCGACATTGTCGTCGCGGGATTCCTGATCGTGGTCTTCGCACCCCTTATGGCAATTATTGCGCTCATGGTGAGAATCGACACTCGCGGACCGACACTGTTCCGACAGGAACGCGTCGGCATAGAAGGAACTCACTTTAGGATGTTGAAATTCCGGTCGATGGTAGTTGATGCTGAACTTCAGCTCGCAGAACTGGCACACCGCAATGAAGGTAACGGGATACTCTTCAAAATAAAGGACGATCCACGTATTACTCGAGTCGGGGGATTCCTGCGAAAATACAGCCTGGACGAACTGCCGCAACTCTTCAATATCTTCGCCGGTTCGATGAGCCTCGTTGGACCGAGACCTCCTTTGCCGAGCGAGGTCGAAGTGTACGAGCAAGACGTCCGGCGCCGGCTTTTGGTGAAACCCGGCTTGACCGGACTCTGGCAGGTAAGTGGACGCTCGAATCTCTCTTGGCAGGACTCAGTCAGGCTCGACCTTTACTACGTAGAAAACTGGTCGTTAGCGGGCGATCTGGTGATCCTTCTCAGAACAGTTCGTGCTGTCTTTCACAGCACGGGCGCCTACTGA